The Arachis hypogaea cultivar Tifrunner chromosome 14, arahy.Tifrunner.gnm2.J5K5, whole genome shotgun sequence genome has a segment encoding these proteins:
- the LOC112744164 gene encoding disease resistance protein Roq1-like, producing MSLGMHDLLEEMGKLIVIQESPNDASKRSRLWCYEDVDFVLTQKKEIEATHSIVLHDMYCEIEENWRDLDIRYLSFSNICKLNLLILDGERFPILLYDIPCALKVLHWTDCPMETLPFRDHQRYELVEIDLSHSKIVQLWDGKKVLKKLVHLNLSYCKELKEMPDLSGAPNLKTLDLDGCEELNYFHPSLAHHKSLVELNLRGCERLETLGDKLEMSSLERLDLECCSSLRRLPEFGKCMKQLSILILKRTGIEELPTTLGNLAGMSELDLTGCYKLTSLPFPLGCFVGLKKLRLSRLVELSCVPYSTHGLESLTVKDYSGSPNIVGLLCSLSHLTSLSSLKLQGCFSTSREESTDFGRLASLTDLDLSENNFLRVPISIHELPRLTRLKLNNCRRLKVLPELPLSLRELQARDCDSLDASNANDVILKACCGFAESASQDREDLFQMWFSRKKIPAWFEHHEEGNGVSVSFSHNCPSTETIALALCFLLQGFLFSSEKPSVICNGKEFINKSLLKASSGISSENVYIVYVNGYYLSKLLCQHNCFQMLFPGTPSINIQVRRSSARWVRKQDIQDFKKPKSETGKRKATLELDME from the exons ATGAGTTTGGGGATGCATGATCTGCTTGAAGAAATGGGCAAACTTATTGTAATTCAAGAATCTCCAAATGATGCTAGTAAGCGTAGCAGATTGTGGTGTTACGAGGATGTTGATTTTGTACTTACTCAAAAGAAG GAAATTGAAGCAACTCATAGCATCGTTCTACATGATATGTACTGTGAGATTGAAGAAAATTGGAGAGACTTGGATATAAGATATTTATCTTTCTCAAATATATGCAAGTTAAACCTTCTCATTTTAGATGGTGAGAGATTTCCCATTCTTCTCTACGATATTCCTTGTGCATTAAAGGTTTTGCACTGGACAGATTGTCCGATGGAAACTCTGCCCTTTAGAGATCATCAACGCTATGAACTTGTGGAAATTGATCTGTCTCATAGTAAAATTGTACAGTTATGGGATGGAAAGAAG GTTCTAAAAAAGTTAGTGCACTTGAATCTCTCCTACTGCAAGGAGCTGAAGGAAATGCCAGATCTTTCTGGGGCTCCCAATCTTAAAACGCTTGATCTTGATGGATGTGAGGAGCTGAATTATTTTCACCCATCTCTGGCACACCACAAGAGCCTTGTTGAATTGAATTTAAGGGGATGTGAGAGACTTGAAACACTTGGAGATAAATTAGAGATGAGTTCACTCGAGAGACTAGATCTAGAATGTTGCAGTAGTTTGAGAAGACTGCCAGAGTTTGGAAAATGTATGAAACAGTTGTCGATTCTTATTTTGAAACGTACAGGTATAGAAGAGCTACCCACCACGCTTGGAAATTTGGCTGGCATGTCTGAGTTGGACTTAACTGGATGCTACAAGCTTACTAGTCTTCCCTTCCCACTTGGATGTTTCGTTGGCCTAAAGAAGTTGAGGTTGAGTAGATTGGTGGAGCTTAGTTGTGTTCCATACAGCACTCATGGGTTAGAGTCCCTCACAGTTAAGGATTATTCTGGCAGCCCAAATATTGTTGGACTTTTGTGTTCTCTCTCTCACTTGACCTCTTTGAGTAGCCTGAAATTACAAGGATGTTTTAGCACATCTAGAGAAGAGTCGACCGATTTTGGCCGCTTAGCGTCCTTGACTGATTTGGATTTATCGGAGAACAATTTTTTAAGGGTTCCAATAAGTATCCATGAACTTCCCAGACTTACACGTCTAAAGCTAAATAATTGCCGTCGCTTGAAGGTTTTGCCAGAGCTTCCATTAAGTCTAAGAGAACTACAAGCACGGGATTGTGATTCACTGGATGCATCCAATGCGAATGATGTTATATTAAAGGCGTGTTGTGGCTTTGCAGAATCAGCTAGTCAAGATCGTGAAGACCTCTTTCAAATGTGGTTCAGTAGGAAGAAAATTCCAGCATGGTTTGAGCATCACGAAGAAGGTAACGGAGTATCAGTCTCATTCTCGCATAATTGCCCTTCAACTGAAACCATCGCACTTGCTCTCTGCTTCCTATTACAAGGTTTTTTGTTCTCATCGGAAAAACCATCGGTGATCTGCAACGGTAAAGAATTCATCAACAAGAGTTTGTTGAAGGCGTCGTCGGGTATATCTTCTGAGAATGTGTACATTGTCTACGTGAACGGTTACTATCTTAGTAAGCTGTTATGCCAACACAATTGCTTCCAAATGCTATTTCCCGGTACTCCTAGTATTAATATCCAAGTACGGAGATCTAGTGCACGTTGGGTGCGTAAGCAAGACATTCAAGATTTCAAGAAACCAAAATCTGAAACAGGGAAAAGAAAAGCAACTCTTGAACTGGATATGGAATGA
- the LOC140173156 gene encoding disease resistance protein Roq1-like encodes MASGSSSGSIPPPTRACTYHVFLSFRGEDTRRGFTSHLYAALNRKGITTYKDDNNLHKGDVISDELLKAIEESMFAVIVFSPNYASSTWCLDELCKILDCNNKLGLQIETVFYHVKPCDVRYQIGTFEEAFKKHEQRHDGEKVQRWRDALSQVAAYSGWSSKNHNAPLDNECRFCETNKNYHSLNRDEAVLVENIAQHIHEILIPKLSSSMKNLVGIDSRVERVISQIGLGLNDVRYIGLLGMGGIGKTTIARAVFETVRSRFEVTCFLADVREQCEKKDIVRIQKQLLDQVNINSNAVHNKYDGRTIIQNSLRLKKVLLVLDDVNHEKQLENLAGEQDWFGPGSRIIITTRDVEVLKEQAVLETYMVEGLVESEAFNLFCLKAFKQAAEPTEGFLDLSEEVVKYSGGLPLALKVLGSYLNGRPIAVWHSAIEKIKKSSHSEIIDDIRKIM; translated from the exons ATGGCATCCGGCTCCTCTTCTGGTTCAATTCCACCACCAACAAGAGCATGCACCTATCACGTGTTCTTGAGTTTCAGGGGTGAAGACACTCGCAGAGGATTTACTAGCCATCTATATGCCGCCCTCAACAGAAAGGGAATCACAACCTACAAAGATGATAACAACCTTCACAAAGGCGATGTTATTTCAGATGAACTCCTCAAAGCAATTGAAGAGTCTATGTTTGCAGTCATAGTTTTCTCACCAAACTACGCTTCATCCACATGGTGCTTGGATGAACTATGCAAAATCCTTGATTGCAACAACAAATTGGGGCTACAGATCGAGACAGTGTTCTACCATGTGAAGCCTTGTGATGTGAGGTATCAGATAGGTACCTTTGAGGAAGCTTTCAAAAAACACGAACAGAGACATGACGGTGAGAAGGTTCAAAGATGGAGAGATGCGTTATCTCAAGTTGCTGCTTATTctggttggagctcaaaaaatcA CAATGCTCCACTTGATAACGAATGCAGG TTTTGCGAGACTAACAAAAATTATCATTCCCTGAATAGAGATGAGGCAGTACTTGTGGAAAACATTGCTCAGCATATCCATGAAATATTGATTCCGAagttgtcctcttcaatgaagaATCTTGTAGGGATTGATTCAAGAGTCGAACGAGTGATTAGTCAAATAGGCCTTGGATTGAATGATGTTCGCTATATAGGCCTATTGGGAATGGGCGGGATTGGTAAGACAACTATTGCTAGAGCAGTTTTTGAAACCGTTCGAAGTAGATTTGAAGTTACTTGCTTTCTTGCAGACGTAAGAGAGCAATGTGAGAAAAAAGATATTGTCCGTATACAAAAACAACTTCTTGATCAGGTGAATATAAATTCAAATGCTGTTCATAACAAGTATGATGGGAGGACAATAATTCAAAACTCTCTACGTCTTAAAAAGGTACTTCTTGTTCTTGATGATGTAAATCATGAAAAACAATTAGAGAATTTGGCTGGGGAGCAAGATTGGTTTGGTCCTGGAAGTAGAATAATAATCACAACTAGAGACGTAGAGGTGCTAAAGGAACAAGCGGTGCTTGAAACTTATATGGTTGAAGGGTTAGTGGAAAGTGAAGCCTTTAACCTCTTTTGTCTGAAAGCTTTTAAACAAGCAGCAGAACCTACAGAAGGGTTTTTGGATTTGTCCGAAGAAGTGGTCAAGTACAGTGGTGGTCTTCCATTGGCACTTAAAGTGTTGGGTTCCTATCTTAATGGTAGACCTATTGCGGTTTGGCATAGTGCCATTGAAAAAATAAAGAAGTCTTCACATTCTGAAATTATTGAC GACATCCGCAAGATTATGTAA
- the LOC140178360 gene encoding protein FAR-RED ELONGATED HYPOCOTYL 3-like gives MKLGSVYISGRVWVRPNPVWPGPCIPLGGNAPKGFLTNQCASMKRALEACMPTTIHRWCIWHIMKKIPSKLNRYKGHAEIEQEMGQVVWNSHSKDSFDRNWNDFLLNFGLVDNKWLSDLYEDRHIWVPIYLDLHFWAGMRSTQRSESMHSFFNKFITRNSSLIQFVKQYDNCLGSREQAERESDAADFHTVIPCATKSSVEAQFQDVYTHQKFREVQAQFRGKVNCITRLMNSALGYSVYEVGEQVSSSIFNKFVVTYDSVVAEVKCQCLLFELRGILCRHALSVLSFERVSQVSPRYILERWSKKVKRRHTHIKSSHDEPLLEPRSKRFDQFVFRSQNICEFASESEELTAILHRAYDNVMAEMESFKAKRKGTYSLSHEDANLESVNELQSPPKI, from the exons ATGAAATTAGGCTCGGTCTATATTTCGGGCCGGGTCTGGGTCAGGCCAAACCCGGTGTGGCCCGGCCCATGTATACCCCTAggaggaaatgctccgaaagggtttctcaccaatcaatgcgcatcaatgaaaagggctttagaggcctgtatgccaacaacaattcaccgttggtgtatttggcacatcatgaagaagattccaagcaaattaaacaggtacaagggacatgcagaaatcgaacaagaaatgggccaagttgtttggaactctcatagcaaagactcatttgataggaattggaatgattttctgctgaattttggtcttgtggacaacaagtggctttcag atctctatgaagaccgtcatatatgggttccaatctatctggatctccacttctgggcagggatgagaagcacacaaaggagcgagagcatgcattcattttttaacaagtttattacccggaacagctcgcttattcaattcgtcaaacaatacgataattgcctcggaagcagggagcaagcagagagagaatcagatgctgcagatttccatacggtcataccgtgtgcaaccaaatcctctgttgaagctcagtttcaagatgtgtacactcatcaaaagtttagggaagtgcaagcacaattcagaggaaaggtgaATTGTATCACTAGATTAatgaattccgctctaggctattcagtatacgaagtcggagaacaagtttccagctcaatattcaacaagtttgtggttacttacgactcagtagtagctgaggtaaaatgccaatgcttattattcgagttgagagggatactgtgccgtcacgcactaagcgtgttaagctttgaacgagtaagccaagtgtcaccgagatatatactggaacgatggagcaagaaggtaaagaggcgacacacacacatcaaaagCAGCCATGAcgagccactgttggagccaagaagcaagaggtttgaccaatttgtttttcgttcgcaaaatatttgtgaatttgcatccgaatctgaggagctgactgcaattctgcaccgtgcgtacgataacgtaatggctgagatggaatcattcaaagccaaaaggaagggcacATATTCTTTAtctcacgaagacgccaacttggaatccgttaacgagcttcaaagcccccCAAAGATttga
- the LOC112744166 gene encoding disease resistance protein Roq1 isoform X2: MASKSSSGSIPPPPRACTYHVFLSFRGEDARGRFTSHLYDALNRKGITTYRDDNNLRKGNVISDELLKAIEESMFAIIVLSPNYASSTWCLDELCKILDCKNKLGLQMVTVFYGVEPSVVRHQIGTFQKAFKKHKKRHDREKVQRWREALKQVADYSGWTSENQDEAVLVEKIAQHIHEILIPKLPPSMKNLVGIDSRVEGVINLIGLGLNDVRYMVIWGMGGIGKTTIARAVFETIRSRFEVSCFLADVREHCEKKDTVHIQKQLLDQMNISSYAVYNKYDGRRIIQNSLCLKKVLLVLDDVNHEKQLEDLAGEKDWFGPGSRIIITTRDVEVLKGPEVHEIYKVEGLVESEALNLFCLKAFKQQEPTEGFLDLSKEVVKYSGGLPLALKVLGSYLNGRPTIAVWYSAIERIKKTSHSEIIDVLKISYEGLEDTEKDIFLDIACFFKGRQKHHVTEMLKRCGYQAEIGLDILINRSLVTLEEVKILGMVTLGMHDLLEEMGKQIVIQESPNDASKRSRLWCYEDVDFVLTQKKESEATHSIVSKVYYCETEEEWREYREIKENWRDLSFSNICQLKLLILDGVNAPILCDIPCTLKVLHWEGCPMETLPFTDQCYELVEIDLSHGKIVELWDGKKVLKKLEHLNLYFCEKLKQTPDLSGAPNLKTLNLHGCKELNYINPSLAHHKRLVELNLGRCRSLETLGDKLEISSLEKLNLYECRSLRRLPEFGECMKQLSILDLEKTGIEELPPTLGKLAGVSELDLTGCHKLTSLPFPLGCFVGLKKLKLSRFVELSCVPYTTHGLESLEAWDFSNSPIFVGLLCSLSRLTSLSSLKLHGEYSRSREVSTLYYDLGHLTSLTDLDLGYSDFLRVPICIHALPRLTRLDLCYCYNLEVLPELPSSLRELQNQLAKIVKTSCKCGSVGRKCQHGLRIRKKITEYQSHSPIIALQLKPSHLLSVSYYKVSSWTCRNSHRLSAMVKNSSTRVYFMWFCLSNLSICALSA; the protein is encoded by the exons ATGGCATCCAAGTCCTCTTCTGGTTCAATTCCACCACCACCAAGAGCATGCACCTATCACGTGTTCTTGAGTTTCAGGGGTGAAGATGCTCGCGGACGATTCACTAGCCATCTCTATGACGCCCTCAACAGAAAGGGAATCACAACCTACAGAGATGATAACAATCTTCGCAAGGGTAATGTTATTTCAGATGAACTCCTCAAAGCAATTGAAGAGTCTATGTTTGCAATCATAGTTCTGTCACCAAACTACGCTTCATCCACATGGTGCTTGGATGAGCTCTGCAAGATCCTTGATTGCAAGAACAAGCTGGGGCTACAAATGGTGACAGTGTTCTACGGTGTGGAACCTTCTGTTGTGAGGCACCAAATAGGAACCTTTCAGAAAGCTTTCAAGAAGCACAAAAAGAGACACGACCGTGAGAAGGTTCAAAGATGGAGGGAAGCGTTAAAACAAGTTGCTGATTATTCTGGATGGACCTCAGAAAATCA AGATGAGGCAGTACTTGTGGAAAAAATTGCTCAACATATCCATGAAATATTGATTCCGAAGTTGCCCCCTTCAATGAAGAATCTTGTAGGAATTGATTCAAGAGTCGAAGGAGTGATTAATCTCATAGGTCTTGGGTTGAATGATGTTCGCTATATGGTTATATGGGGAATGGGAGGCATAGGTAAAACGACTATTGCTAGAGCTGTCTTTGAAACCATTCGAAGTAGATTTGAAGTTAGTTGCTTTCTTGCCGATGTAAGGGAGCATTGTGAGAAAAAAGATACTGTCCACATTCAAAAGCAGCTGCTTGATCAAATGAATATAAGTTCATATGCTGTTTATAACAAGTATGACGGGAGGagaataattcaaaactctttatgTCTCAAAAAGGTACTTCTTGTTCTTGATGATGTAAATCATGAAAAACAATTAGAAGATTTGGCTGGGGAAAAAGATTGGTTTGGTCCTGGAAGCAGAATAATAATTACAACTAGAGACGTAGAGGTGCTAAAGGGACCAGAGGTGCATGAAATTTATAAGGTTGAAGGGTTAGTGGAAAGTGAAGCCCTTAACCTCTTTTGTCTGAAAGCCTTTAAACAGCAGGAGCCTACAGAAGGGTTTTTGGATTTGTCTAAAGAAGTGGTCAAGTACAGTGGTGGTCTTCCATTGGCACTTAAAGTATTGGGTTCCTATCTTAATGGTAGACCTACTATTGCGGTTTGGTATAGTGCtattgaaagaataaagaagactTCACATTCTGAAATTATTGATGTATTGAAAATAAGCTATGAGGGTTTAGAAGATACAGAAAAGGATATTTTTCTAGATATTGCTTGTTTCTTTAAAGGAAGGCAGAAACATCATGTAACAGAGATGTTAAAAAGATGTGGTTATCAGGCTGAAATCGGTCTTGATATTTTGATTAATAGATCATTGGTCACATTAGAGGAGGTTAAGATACTCGGGATGGTTACTCTGGGGATGCATGATCTGCTTGAAGAAATGGGCAAACAAATTGTAATTCAAGAATCTCCAAATGATGCTAGTAAGCGTAGCAGATTGTGGTGTTATGAGGATGTTGATTTTGTACTTACTCAAAAGAAG GAAAGTGAAGCAACTCATAGCATCGTAAGTAAGGTGTATTATTGCGAGACAGAAGAGGAATGGAGAGAGTATCGGGAGATTAAAGAGAATTGGAGAGATTTATCTTTCTCAAATATATGCCAGCTAAAACTTCTCATTTTAGATGGCGTGAATGCTCCCATTCTCTGTGATATTCCTTGTACATTAAAGGTTTTGCACTGGGAAGGTTGTCCAATGGAAACTCTACCCTTTACAGATCAATGCTATGAACTTGTTGAAATTGATTTATCTCATGGCAAAATTGTAGAGTTATGGGATGGAAAGAAG GTTCTGAAAAAGTTAGAACACTTGAATCTGTACTTCTGTGAGAAGCTGAAGCAAACGCCAGATCTTTCTGGGGCTCCCAATCTTAAAACACTTAATCTTCATGGATGTAAGGAGCTGAATTATATTAATCCATCTCTTGCACACCACAAGAGGCTTGTTGAATTGAATTTAGGTAGATGTAGGAGTCTTGAAACACTTGGAGATAAATTGGAGATAAGTTCACTCGAGAAACTAAATCTATATGAGTGCCGTAGTTTGAGAAGACTGCCAGAATTTGGGGAATGCATGAAACAGTTATCGATTCTTGATCTGGAAAAAACAGGTATAGAAGAGCTACCCCCAACGCTTGGAAAGTTGGCTGGCGTGTCTGAGTTGGACTTAACTGGGTGCCACAAGCTTACTAGTCTTCCCTTCCCACTTGGATGTTTCGTTGGCCTAAAGAAGTTGAAGTTGAGTAGATTCGTGGAGCTTAGTTGTGTTCCATACACCACTCATGGGTTAGAGTCCCTCGAGGCTTGGGATTTTTCTAACAGCCCAATTTTTGTTGGACTTTTGTGTTCTCTCTCTCGCCTGACCTCTTTGAGTAGCCTAAAATTACATGGAGAGTATAGCAGATCTAGAGAAGTGTCGACCCTTTACTATGATCTTGGCCACTTAACGTCGTTGACGGATTTGGATTTAGGGTACAGTGATTTTTTAAGAGTTCCAATATgtatccatgcacttcccagacTTACACGTCTGGATCTATGTTATTGCTATAATTTGGAGGTTTTGCCAGAGCTTCCATCAAGTCTAAGAGAATTACAG AATCAGCTAGCCAAGATCGTGAAGACCTCTTGCAAATGTGGATCAGTGGGAAGGAAATGCCAGCATGGTTTAAGGATCAGAAAAAAGATAACGGAATATCAGTCTCATTCCCCCATAATTGCCCTTCAACTGAAACCATCGCACTTGCTCTCTGTTTCCTATTACAAGGTGTCATCATGGACTTGCCGGAACAGCCATCGGTTATCTGCAATGGTAAAGAATTCATCAACAAGAGTGTATTTCATGTGGTTTTGCCTCTCAAATCTAAGTATTTGTGCATTGTCTGCGTGA
- the LOC112744166 gene encoding disease resistance protein Roq1 isoform X1: MASKSSSGSIPPPPRACTYHVFLSFRGEDARGRFTSHLYDALNRKGITTYRDDNNLRKGNVISDELLKAIEESMFAIIVLSPNYASSTWCLDELCKILDCKNKLGLQMVTVFYGVEPSVVRHQIGTFQKAFKKHKKRHDREKVQRWREALKQVADYSGWTSENQDEAVLVEKIAQHIHEILIPKLPPSMKNLVGIDSRVEGVINLIGLGLNDVRYMVIWGMGGIGKTTIARAVFETIRSRFEVSCFLADVREHCEKKDTVHIQKQLLDQMNISSYAVYNKYDGRRIIQNSLCLKKVLLVLDDVNHEKQLEDLAGEKDWFGPGSRIIITTRDVEVLKGPEVHEIYKVEGLVESEALNLFCLKAFKQQEPTEGFLDLSKEVVKYSGGLPLALKVLGSYLNGRPTIAVWYSAIERIKKTSHSEIIDVLKISYEGLEDTEKDIFLDIACFFKGRQKHHVTEMLKRCGYQAEIGLDILINRSLVTLEEVKILGMVTLGMHDLLEEMGKQIVIQESPNDASKRSRLWCYEDVDFVLTQKKESEATHSIVSKVYYCETEEEWREYREIKENWRDLSFSNICQLKLLILDGVNAPILCDIPCTLKVLHWEGCPMETLPFTDQCYELVEIDLSHGKIVELWDGKKVLKKLEHLNLYFCEKLKQTPDLSGAPNLKTLNLHGCKELNYINPSLAHHKRLVELNLGRCRSLETLGDKLEISSLEKLNLYECRSLRRLPEFGECMKQLSILDLEKTGIEELPPTLGKLAGVSELDLTGCHKLTSLPFPLGCFVGLKKLKLSRFVELSCVPYTTHGLESLEAWDFSNSPIFVGLLCSLSRLTSLSSLKLHGEYSRSREVSTLYYDLGHLTSLTDLDLGYSDFLRVPICIHALPRLTRLDLCYCYNLEVLPELPSSLRELQVKGFEPLVASNVNAAISKACCGFAESASQDREDLLQMWISGKEMPAWFKDQKKDNGISVSFPHNCPSTETIALALCFLLQGVIMDLPEQPSVICNGKEFINKSVFHVVLPLKSKYLCIVCVNGYYFSNMLCQDNRFQLQFPSDYRGIRVQRSGARWVCKQDIQHFKQFGIS, from the exons ATGGCATCCAAGTCCTCTTCTGGTTCAATTCCACCACCACCAAGAGCATGCACCTATCACGTGTTCTTGAGTTTCAGGGGTGAAGATGCTCGCGGACGATTCACTAGCCATCTCTATGACGCCCTCAACAGAAAGGGAATCACAACCTACAGAGATGATAACAATCTTCGCAAGGGTAATGTTATTTCAGATGAACTCCTCAAAGCAATTGAAGAGTCTATGTTTGCAATCATAGTTCTGTCACCAAACTACGCTTCATCCACATGGTGCTTGGATGAGCTCTGCAAGATCCTTGATTGCAAGAACAAGCTGGGGCTACAAATGGTGACAGTGTTCTACGGTGTGGAACCTTCTGTTGTGAGGCACCAAATAGGAACCTTTCAGAAAGCTTTCAAGAAGCACAAAAAGAGACACGACCGTGAGAAGGTTCAAAGATGGAGGGAAGCGTTAAAACAAGTTGCTGATTATTCTGGATGGACCTCAGAAAATCA AGATGAGGCAGTACTTGTGGAAAAAATTGCTCAACATATCCATGAAATATTGATTCCGAAGTTGCCCCCTTCAATGAAGAATCTTGTAGGAATTGATTCAAGAGTCGAAGGAGTGATTAATCTCATAGGTCTTGGGTTGAATGATGTTCGCTATATGGTTATATGGGGAATGGGAGGCATAGGTAAAACGACTATTGCTAGAGCTGTCTTTGAAACCATTCGAAGTAGATTTGAAGTTAGTTGCTTTCTTGCCGATGTAAGGGAGCATTGTGAGAAAAAAGATACTGTCCACATTCAAAAGCAGCTGCTTGATCAAATGAATATAAGTTCATATGCTGTTTATAACAAGTATGACGGGAGGagaataattcaaaactctttatgTCTCAAAAAGGTACTTCTTGTTCTTGATGATGTAAATCATGAAAAACAATTAGAAGATTTGGCTGGGGAAAAAGATTGGTTTGGTCCTGGAAGCAGAATAATAATTACAACTAGAGACGTAGAGGTGCTAAAGGGACCAGAGGTGCATGAAATTTATAAGGTTGAAGGGTTAGTGGAAAGTGAAGCCCTTAACCTCTTTTGTCTGAAAGCCTTTAAACAGCAGGAGCCTACAGAAGGGTTTTTGGATTTGTCTAAAGAAGTGGTCAAGTACAGTGGTGGTCTTCCATTGGCACTTAAAGTATTGGGTTCCTATCTTAATGGTAGACCTACTATTGCGGTTTGGTATAGTGCtattgaaagaataaagaagactTCACATTCTGAAATTATTGATGTATTGAAAATAAGCTATGAGGGTTTAGAAGATACAGAAAAGGATATTTTTCTAGATATTGCTTGTTTCTTTAAAGGAAGGCAGAAACATCATGTAACAGAGATGTTAAAAAGATGTGGTTATCAGGCTGAAATCGGTCTTGATATTTTGATTAATAGATCATTGGTCACATTAGAGGAGGTTAAGATACTCGGGATGGTTACTCTGGGGATGCATGATCTGCTTGAAGAAATGGGCAAACAAATTGTAATTCAAGAATCTCCAAATGATGCTAGTAAGCGTAGCAGATTGTGGTGTTATGAGGATGTTGATTTTGTACTTACTCAAAAGAAG GAAAGTGAAGCAACTCATAGCATCGTAAGTAAGGTGTATTATTGCGAGACAGAAGAGGAATGGAGAGAGTATCGGGAGATTAAAGAGAATTGGAGAGATTTATCTTTCTCAAATATATGCCAGCTAAAACTTCTCATTTTAGATGGCGTGAATGCTCCCATTCTCTGTGATATTCCTTGTACATTAAAGGTTTTGCACTGGGAAGGTTGTCCAATGGAAACTCTACCCTTTACAGATCAATGCTATGAACTTGTTGAAATTGATTTATCTCATGGCAAAATTGTAGAGTTATGGGATGGAAAGAAG GTTCTGAAAAAGTTAGAACACTTGAATCTGTACTTCTGTGAGAAGCTGAAGCAAACGCCAGATCTTTCTGGGGCTCCCAATCTTAAAACACTTAATCTTCATGGATGTAAGGAGCTGAATTATATTAATCCATCTCTTGCACACCACAAGAGGCTTGTTGAATTGAATTTAGGTAGATGTAGGAGTCTTGAAACACTTGGAGATAAATTGGAGATAAGTTCACTCGAGAAACTAAATCTATATGAGTGCCGTAGTTTGAGAAGACTGCCAGAATTTGGGGAATGCATGAAACAGTTATCGATTCTTGATCTGGAAAAAACAGGTATAGAAGAGCTACCCCCAACGCTTGGAAAGTTGGCTGGCGTGTCTGAGTTGGACTTAACTGGGTGCCACAAGCTTACTAGTCTTCCCTTCCCACTTGGATGTTTCGTTGGCCTAAAGAAGTTGAAGTTGAGTAGATTCGTGGAGCTTAGTTGTGTTCCATACACCACTCATGGGTTAGAGTCCCTCGAGGCTTGGGATTTTTCTAACAGCCCAATTTTTGTTGGACTTTTGTGTTCTCTCTCTCGCCTGACCTCTTTGAGTAGCCTAAAATTACATGGAGAGTATAGCAGATCTAGAGAAGTGTCGACCCTTTACTATGATCTTGGCCACTTAACGTCGTTGACGGATTTGGATTTAGGGTACAGTGATTTTTTAAGAGTTCCAATATgtatccatgcacttcccagacTTACACGTCTGGATCTATGTTATTGCTATAATTTGGAGGTTTTGCCAGAGCTTCCATCAAGTCTAAGAGAATTACAGGTAAAGGGCTTTGAACCACTGGTTGCATCCAATGTAAATGCTGCTATATCAAAAGCGTGTTGTGGCTTTGCAGAATCAGCTAGCCAAGATCGTGAAGACCTCTTGCAAATGTGGATCAGTGGGAAGGAAATGCCAGCATGGTTTAAGGATCAGAAAAAAGATAACGGAATATCAGTCTCATTCCCCCATAATTGCCCTTCAACTGAAACCATCGCACTTGCTCTCTGTTTCCTATTACAAGGTGTCATCATGGACTTGCCGGAACAGCCATCGGTTATCTGCAATGGTAAAGAATTCATCAACAAGAGTGTATTTCATGTGGTTTTGCCTCTCAAATCTAAGTATTTGTGCATTGTCTGCGTGAATGGTTACTATTTTAGTAACATGTTATGCCAAGACAATCGCTTCCAACTGCAATTTCCCAGTGATTATCGTGGAATCCGAGTACAAAGATCTGGAGCACGTTGGGTGTGCAAGCAAGACATTCAACATTTCAAGCAGTTTGGCATCTCGTAG